The Candidatus Auribacterota bacterium genomic interval TGCGGTCGGCGTCCCTGAAGACATACGCCGCCGCTCGTCCGAGCTTCAGCGCCGTTTCCACGGTCATCGGCTCTGTGTTGGCGACTCCCCTCACGCCATCAGTGCCGAACAGTTTCATCGTTGCCTGCATGGTCAAGTCTCGACTCCCTCACACCGCGGGCTGCCGGAGCCGCTCGTTCCCCGGGATGGGGATGGGCTTCTCATCTCGCTTCAGCTGGGCCTTGCGCTCGACTGCTTTCTCACTCCCGACCTCAGGTGGCGGCGTTCTCTTCAACGGGGGGAGCTGCTCGCCATTGATGAGCATGGTGATCTCCTTGCCGTCGAGCACCTCGCGCTCGAGGAGGGCCTGGGCGATCCTGTCCAGCGAGTCCCTGTGGGCGAGGACTATTTCGCGGGCTCTCTGGTAGCACTCGTCGATGATGAGGCGCACCTCGCGGTCGATCTCCTGTGCCGTCTTCTCGCTGTAATCGGCCGACCGCGCGATCTCCTTTCCCAGAAAGATATGCTCCTCCCGCTCGCCGAAGGTCATCGGCCCGAGCCGCTCGCTCATCCCCCATTCGCACACCATCATGTGGGCGATCTTGGTCGCCTGCTTGATGTCGCTCTGGGCGCCCGAGGTGATATCGCTGAATATGATCTCCTCGGCCACGCGGCCCCCCATCATGCCCGCGATCTGGCCGAGCAACTCCTTCTTGCTGTGGTGGTACTTGTCCTTTTCGGGGAGCTGCATCGTGGCGCCGAGGTACGCCATGCCGCGGGGGATGATCGTCACCTTGTGCAGCGGCTCCGTCTCCTCGATCGTGCTGAGCACGAGGGCGTGGCCGGCCTCGTGGTAGGCGGTGATCTTCTTATCCTTCTCGTCCATCACCTTGCTGCGGCGCTCCCGCCCCCAGCGCACCTTGTCGCGGGCCTCCTCGAGGTCCTCCATGTCAACACTCTTTTTGTCCAGGCGCGCCGCGAGCAGCGCCGCCTCGTTGACGAGGTTGGCGAGATCGGCGCCGGAGAACCCCGGCGTCCCGCGCCCGATCACGCCCAGCTCGACATGGTCGTCCAGGGGGACGCCCTGCACGTGCACCTTGAGAATCTCCTCCCTGCCGCGCAGGTCAGGCAGCTCGATGACGATCTGCCGGTCAAACCGCCCCGGCCTGAGGAGGGCGGGGTCGAGGACGTCGGGACGGTTGGTAGCGGCGATGAGGATCACCCCCTCCTGGGTATTGAAACCATCCATCTCGACGAGCAGGGCATTGAGCGTCTGCTCCCGCTCGTCATGCCCGCCGCCCAGGCCGGCACCGCGGTGGCGGCCGACTGCATCAATCTCGTCCACGAAGACAATGCAGGGGGAATTGCGTTTGGCCTGGTCGAAAAGGTCGCGCACGCGTGAGGCGCCCACGCCGACGAACATCTCGACGAACTCGCTGCCGCTGATGGAGAAAAAAGGCACTCCGGCCTCGCCGGCGGTGGCCTTGGCAATCAGTGTTTTGCCGCAGCCCGGAGGGCCTACCAGCAGCAGGCCGCGCGGTATGCGCGCGCCCAGGGCGAGGAATTTCTGCGGGGACTTGAGAAATTCCACTAACTCCTGCAACTCCCCCTTGGATTCGTCGATGCCGGCCACATCGGCAAAGGTAACGGTCGGCTTATCGCCGGAGGCTAAGCGCGCGCGGCTCTTGCCGAAATTGAAAGCCTGCGAATTGGCCCCGCGGGCGGAACGGAATAAAAAGAAAAGCAGGGCGCCGAACAGCACCAGCGGCAGGAAACTGAGCATGAGGTTGCCCCAGTCGATGCCGCCGGTCTTCACCTCGAATTTCATCCCGTCCGGGCCGAGCTTGACCCCGGCGT includes:
- the ftsH gene encoding ATP-dependent zinc metalloprotease FtsH is translated as MKARWWQGSLLYLLILVALLALAFSFFPVNKGPKEVDFYAFIDSAQSGQINSIQQDGNTIIGLKDDKPVVKSSYTGGTKDLMDSLKDAGVKLGPDGMKFEVKTGGIDWGNLMLSFLPLVLFGALLFFLFRSARGANSQAFNFGKSRARLASGDKPTVTFADVAGIDESKGELQELVEFLKSPQKFLALGARIPRGLLLVGPPGCGKTLIAKATAGEAGVPFFSISGSEFVEMFVGVGASRVRDLFDQAKRNSPCIVFVDEIDAVGRHRGAGLGGGHDEREQTLNALLVEMDGFNTQEGVILIAATNRPDVLDPALLRPGRFDRQIVIELPDLRGREEILKVHVQGVPLDDHVELGVIGRGTPGFSGADLANLVNEAALLAARLDKKSVDMEDLEEARDKVRWGRERRSKVMDEKDKKITAYHEAGHALVLSTIEETEPLHKVTIIPRGMAYLGATMQLPEKDKYHHSKKELLGQIAGMMGGRVAEEIIFSDITSGAQSDIKQATKIAHMMVCEWGMSERLGPMTFGEREEHIFLGKEIARSADYSEKTAQEIDREVRLIIDECYQRAREIVLAHRDSLDRIAQALLEREVLDGKEITMLINGEQLPPLKRTPPPEVGSEKAVERKAQLKRDEKPIPIPGNERLRQPAV